A single window of Ferrimonas balearica DSM 9799 DNA harbors:
- the edd gene encoding phosphogluconate dehydratase has protein sequence MNPTIDTVTQRIIKRSRDSRAAYLERIDNLRQRGVQRRQLSCSNLAHGFAGCGQADKSDLKQFNKSNIGIITAYNDMLSAHQPYATYPEAIKAACREIGSVAQVAGGVPAMCDGVTQGQPGMELSLLSREVIAMATAVGLSHAMFDGVLLLGICDKIVPGLMMGALSFGHLPTLFVPAGPMPSGLPNKEKARVRQEYAQGKVGDDALLEAESASYHSPGTCTFYGTANSNQLVIEAMGLQLPGSSFVNPTSELRVAFTDAAAKQVCRHAQGEAGLSLAEIYDEKAVVNGIVALLATGGSTNLTMHLVAMARAAGIQVTWQDFAEISAAVPLLARVYPNGEADINHFQAAGGMAFLIRELLAGGFMHADVRTVAGEGLDLYTKQPVLEAGQLRWVDAESDSGDESVLRPATNPFQQSGGLNLLNGNLGRAVIKVSAVAPEHRVVEAPAVVFEDQHDLDASFKSGELDRDCIVVVRYQGPKANGMPELHKLTPPLAVLQDRGFKVALVTDGRMSGASGKVPAAIHVTPEALDGGLLAKIQNGDMLRLDAEKGELQLLVSDAELAQRQIQQPELSGNNEGMGRELFSQFRNLLASPELGASALLK, from the coding sequence CTGAACCCGACCATCGACACAGTTACCCAGCGAATCATCAAGCGCAGCCGGGACAGCCGTGCCGCTTACCTTGAGCGCATCGACAACCTGCGCCAGCGCGGCGTTCAGCGTCGCCAGCTTTCCTGCAGTAACCTGGCACACGGGTTTGCCGGTTGTGGCCAGGCCGATAAGTCCGACCTGAAGCAGTTCAACAAGTCCAATATCGGCATTATCACCGCCTACAACGACATGCTGTCGGCGCACCAGCCCTACGCCACCTACCCGGAGGCGATCAAGGCCGCTTGCCGTGAGATTGGCTCAGTGGCTCAGGTTGCGGGTGGCGTTCCTGCCATGTGTGACGGTGTGACTCAGGGCCAACCCGGTATGGAGCTGAGCCTGCTTAGCAGGGAAGTGATCGCGATGGCGACCGCAGTGGGCCTGTCCCATGCCATGTTCGACGGTGTGCTGCTGCTGGGAATTTGCGACAAGATCGTTCCCGGCCTGATGATGGGCGCCCTGAGCTTTGGCCACCTGCCGACGCTGTTCGTTCCGGCCGGCCCGATGCCGTCCGGGCTGCCGAATAAAGAGAAAGCCCGGGTTCGCCAGGAATATGCCCAGGGCAAGGTGGGTGACGATGCGCTGCTGGAAGCGGAGTCCGCTTCTTACCACAGCCCCGGCACCTGTACCTTCTACGGCACCGCCAACTCCAACCAATTGGTGATCGAAGCGATGGGCCTGCAACTGCCGGGCTCTTCATTTGTGAACCCCACCAGTGAACTGCGTGTGGCCTTTACCGACGCCGCGGCGAAACAGGTGTGTCGTCATGCCCAGGGTGAAGCGGGCCTGAGCCTGGCTGAAATCTACGACGAGAAAGCCGTGGTGAATGGCATCGTGGCATTGTTGGCCACCGGTGGCTCCACCAACCTGACCATGCATCTGGTCGCGATGGCCCGCGCCGCGGGGATCCAGGTGACCTGGCAGGATTTCGCCGAGATCTCTGCCGCCGTTCCGCTGCTGGCCCGGGTGTACCCCAACGGCGAAGCAGACATCAACCACTTCCAGGCCGCGGGCGGTATGGCATTCCTGATCCGCGAACTGCTGGCCGGCGGCTTTATGCATGCCGACGTACGAACCGTAGCGGGTGAGGGACTGGACCTGTACACCAAGCAGCCAGTGCTGGAAGCCGGTCAGTTGCGCTGGGTGGACGCCGAGTCCGATTCTGGTGATGAGAGCGTATTGCGCCCGGCCACCAACCCGTTCCAGCAAAGTGGTGGCCTGAACCTGCTCAATGGCAACCTTGGCCGTGCGGTGATTAAGGTGTCTGCCGTGGCGCCGGAACACCGGGTCGTCGAGGCGCCCGCAGTGGTGTTTGAAGACCAGCACGACCTCGATGCCTCCTTTAAATCCGGTGAACTGGACCGCGATTGCATTGTGGTGGTGCGCTATCAGGGCCCGAAAGCCAACGGCATGCCGGAGCTGCACAAGCTGACGCCGCCGCTGGCTGTGCTGCAGGACCGCGGTTTCAAGGTCGCACTGGTGACCGACGGCCGTATGTCCGGCGCGTCCGGAAAGGTGCCCGCTGCGATCCACGTAACCCCGGAAGCGCTGGATGGTGGTTTGCTGGCGAAGATTCAGAATGGCGACATGCTGCGCCTCGACGCCGAGAAGGGCGAGTTGCAGCTGTTGGTTAGCGATGCCGAACTGGCACAGCGCCAGATCCAACAGCCGGAACTGTCCGGCAACAATGAAGGCATGGGGCGCGAGCTCTTCAGCCAGTTCCGTAACCTGTTAGCCAGCCCGGAGTTGGGTGCGTCGGCTCTGTTGAAATAA
- a CDS encoding prepilin-type N-terminal cleavage/methylation domain-containing protein, which translates to MTLRKKQRGFGLIEVLIAALVIGLGIAALTRLQGDFLKATSSTSQREVALKLAHAKLDDLRSFSFDDGVGGFDFADIANNAGGRSDELTAGTNVVYKSHNFALSWQVTDYKLEGGAYVATTDPADTVEQKAIVVNVSWTDANGRSQTLSLPYTLSPTNPDTGTASSGGAAGLAGDSPTVAHQDAAAPDVIDIDLGDGSKRETSKPLPEVESKDGIVLVQFDSINFDNGDDQKIVQEDNLTVSCNCEKSLTSADTNNPVQLKWADSELYWEQIGTSVKPTGTSLATGTSQAVALCNRCCADHFDAGSGGADRLENHYSYDSGRWGNKRYYLDGDAFREANAGDAYLEACRLMRINGHYVLMPDWQQVNQEVMTRNHLASTATVAEYQTRVETILKDFASQSKNYETDPEDYEYAASTANFPQRSIIISPFTSTRTQFMGRAIYVDPIENYGDSPSSMPLNAYPFHEINNTLLADWALYDCGSSSFNASASDPTSSCTLCTKSTDDYDCGDVAISNQPVAGSKSAVADADYYQGYYSRGELTYNTSASGNFIVKVTSRKSNSGVTGTGPISQYDADTVFERFIGVAFDADGEDGGDGSGTALTVGGRIFCYTAALDNKTGAFEGWTSCDKKTFSASVTSSIGDCPDQPVLQGSATPSFGCVLPADWIADDGVDNDLTFAGSGATFTPSVISEVDLAGTADKEKLCVVMISGAIPADASEIPNCSYDSGKK; encoded by the coding sequence ATGACACTGCGCAAAAAACAACGCGGTTTCGGTCTTATCGAGGTTCTGATTGCCGCCCTCGTGATAGGCCTGGGTATTGCGGCACTTACCCGACTGCAGGGCGATTTTCTTAAAGCCACATCGTCGACCAGCCAGCGGGAGGTCGCACTGAAACTGGCGCACGCCAAGCTGGACGATCTGCGCAGCTTCTCATTCGACGATGGGGTGGGGGGCTTTGATTTCGCAGACATCGCCAACAATGCAGGCGGCCGCTCTGATGAGCTGACCGCCGGCACCAATGTGGTGTACAAGTCCCACAACTTTGCCCTCAGCTGGCAGGTCACCGACTATAAGCTGGAGGGCGGCGCTTACGTTGCGACGACGGACCCTGCGGACACGGTCGAGCAGAAAGCGATTGTGGTTAACGTCAGCTGGACCGATGCCAATGGCCGCTCCCAGACGCTGTCTTTGCCCTATACCCTGTCTCCAACCAACCCCGATACCGGCACCGCCTCTTCCGGGGGCGCAGCCGGCTTGGCAGGTGACTCACCGACCGTCGCCCACCAGGATGCGGCGGCCCCGGACGTGATCGACATTGATTTGGGTGACGGCAGCAAGCGGGAAACCTCCAAACCGTTGCCGGAAGTCGAAAGCAAAGACGGCATCGTGTTAGTGCAGTTCGATTCCATCAACTTCGACAACGGCGACGACCAGAAGATTGTGCAGGAGGACAACCTTACCGTCAGTTGCAACTGTGAGAAGTCGCTGACCAGCGCCGACACCAATAACCCGGTGCAGCTCAAGTGGGCGGACTCTGAACTTTACTGGGAACAGATTGGCACCTCGGTTAAGCCCACCGGCACCTCTTTGGCAACTGGCACCAGTCAGGCCGTGGCGCTGTGTAACCGCTGCTGCGCGGATCACTTTGATGCAGGCAGTGGTGGTGCGGATCGTCTGGAAAATCACTACAGCTACGACAGCGGTCGTTGGGGCAACAAACGCTACTACCTGGATGGCGACGCCTTCCGCGAGGCGAATGCGGGGGACGCGTATCTTGAAGCCTGCCGACTGATGCGCATCAACGGCCATTACGTCCTGATGCCCGACTGGCAGCAGGTGAATCAGGAGGTGATGACCCGCAATCACCTGGCCAGCACGGCGACTGTGGCAGAGTACCAGACTCGGGTTGAAACCATCCTCAAAGACTTTGCCTCCCAATCCAAGAATTATGAGACAGACCCCGAGGATTACGAGTACGCCGCCAGCACGGCCAATTTTCCTCAGCGGTCGATCATCATCTCACCGTTCACCAGCACCCGGACTCAGTTTATGGGACGGGCCATCTACGTCGACCCCATTGAAAACTACGGCGACAGCCCCTCATCGATGCCGTTGAACGCTTACCCATTCCACGAGATCAACAATACGCTGCTGGCAGACTGGGCGTTGTATGACTGTGGGAGCAGCAGCTTTAACGCGTCCGCCAGCGACCCAACGTCCAGTTGCACCCTTTGCACCAAAAGTACCGATGACTACGATTGCGGCGATGTGGCTATCAGCAATCAGCCGGTGGCAGGGTCGAAATCCGCCGTGGCAGATGCGGACTACTACCAGGGCTACTACAGCCGCGGTGAATTGACTTACAACACCAGTGCCAGCGGTAACTTTATCGTTAAGGTGACCTCCCGCAAGAGCAATTCGGGCGTGACCGGAACCGGCCCTATCTCGCAGTACGACGCCGATACGGTATTTGAACGCTTTATCGGTGTGGCCTTCGATGCGGATGGTGAGGATGGCGGCGACGGCAGTGGAACCGCTCTGACCGTCGGCGGACGCATCTTCTGCTACACCGCCGCGCTTGATAACAAAACCGGTGCGTTTGAAGGCTGGACCAGTTGCGACAAGAAAACCTTCTCGGCCTCGGTCACCAGCAGCATTGGCGATTGTCCGGATCAACCGGTTCTGCAGGGCAGTGCAACCCCCTCATTTGGTTGCGTGTTGCCAGCGGATTGGATTGCTGACGATGGTGTTGATAATGACCTGACCTTTGCCGGTTCCGGCGCCACCTTTACGCCGTCGGTAATCTCCGAGGTGGACCTCGCGGGCACCGCCGACAAAGAGAAGCTGTGTGTGGTGATGATCAGCGGTGCCATCCCGGCAGATGCCTCGGAGATTCCGAACTGCAGTTACGATTCGGGAAAAAAATAG
- the pgl gene encoding 6-phosphogluconolactonase yields the protein MSAIALPVLKTFEQSDELVAVLAQRIADALQAAVDSRGQASLVVSGGSTPVPLFHKLRTMPIDWQEVYITLADERWLPADHADSNERLVREHLLVGNAAKAKFRGMYNIHGTPEAGAAMTAETLSNLPRPFDVVILGMGNDGHTASLFPCSEELQAGLTTEAVCLAVRPTTAPHPRLSLSLHSLLNARQIYLHLSGESKKAVLDEALSSKDVMAMPIRAVLDQRKVPVDVYWSKA from the coding sequence ATGTCTGCGATTGCCCTTCCGGTTCTAAAAACCTTCGAGCAGAGCGATGAGCTGGTTGCCGTTTTGGCTCAGCGCATCGCCGACGCCCTTCAGGCCGCCGTGGACAGCCGCGGACAAGCCTCTCTGGTGGTCTCCGGCGGCAGCACGCCGGTGCCGCTGTTTCACAAGCTGCGCACCATGCCCATCGACTGGCAGGAGGTGTACATCACTCTGGCCGATGAACGCTGGTTGCCCGCAGACCATGCCGACAGTAATGAGCGCCTGGTGCGGGAGCACTTGCTGGTGGGGAATGCCGCCAAAGCGAAGTTCCGCGGGATGTATAACATCCACGGCACGCCGGAAGCCGGTGCTGCCATGACGGCGGAAACCCTGTCCAATCTGCCGCGTCCGTTTGACGTGGTGATTCTGGGCATGGGCAACGACGGCCATACCGCCTCGCTGTTCCCCTGCTCTGAAGAGTTGCAGGCCGGCCTGACCACTGAGGCCGTGTGCCTGGCAGTGCGTCCGACCACCGCGCCTCATCCACGACTTTCCCTGTCACTTCACAGCCTTCTGAACGCCCGCCAGATCTACCTGCATCTGTCCGGTGAAAGCAAAAAGGCGGTATTGGACGAGGCGCTTTCCAGCAAAGACGTAATGGCCATGCCCATCCGCGCAGTGCTGGACCAGCGTAAGGTGCCCGTCGACGTTTATTGGAGTAAAGCCTGA
- the serS gene encoding serine--tRNA ligase, which yields MLDSKLLRADLAQTAERLATRGYILDVTRLNELEERRKSLQVETEQLQAERNSRSKSIGQAKARGEDIEPLLAEVSELGGQLDAKKAELNDLMAELDDIAAGIPNLPHESVPVGADEDENVEVSRWGEPRQFDFEIKDHVDLGEAMNGIDFAMAAKLSGSRFVVMRGQVARMHRALAQFMLDLHTTEHGYSEMYVPYLVNPDSLFGTGQLPKFGEDLFHTQPLSEDSDRKLSLIPTAEVPLTNFARDEILDEADLPVRMTAHTPCFRSEAGSSGRDTRGLIRQHQFDKVELVQLVKPEDSMAALEELTGHAEKVLQLLGLPYRRVVLCTGDMGFGATKTYDLEVWVPSQNKYREISSCSNVGDFQARRMMARFRRTGEKKPELLHTLNGSGLAVGRTLVAILENYQQADGRIEIPEALRPYMGGLTHIG from the coding sequence ATGTTAGACAGCAAACTTCTCCGTGCCGACCTGGCACAGACCGCCGAGCGCCTCGCCACTCGCGGTTACATCCTGGATGTCACCCGTCTTAATGAACTGGAAGAGCGCCGCAAGTCGCTGCAGGTGGAAACCGAGCAGCTGCAAGCTGAGCGTAACAGTCGCTCCAAGTCCATCGGTCAGGCCAAAGCCCGTGGCGAAGATATCGAGCCTCTGCTGGCTGAAGTGTCTGAGCTGGGTGGCCAACTCGACGCTAAGAAAGCCGAACTGAACGACCTGATGGCCGAGCTGGATGATATCGCCGCTGGCATTCCCAACCTGCCGCACGAGTCTGTGCCGGTGGGCGCTGACGAAGACGAGAACGTTGAAGTCAGCCGCTGGGGTGAGCCGCGTCAGTTCGATTTCGAGATCAAAGATCACGTCGATCTGGGCGAAGCGATGAACGGCATCGATTTTGCGATGGCAGCCAAGCTCTCCGGTTCCCGTTTCGTGGTGATGCGCGGCCAGGTAGCCCGCATGCACCGTGCACTGGCCCAGTTTATGCTGGACCTGCACACCACCGAACACGGCTACAGCGAGATGTACGTGCCGTACCTGGTGAATCCGGACAGCCTGTTCGGCACCGGCCAGCTGCCTAAGTTTGGTGAAGACCTGTTCCACACCCAGCCGCTGTCTGAAGACAGCGACCGCAAGCTGTCTCTGATCCCGACCGCTGAAGTGCCGCTGACCAACTTCGCCCGCGATGAGATCCTAGACGAGGCGGACCTGCCGGTACGCATGACCGCGCATACTCCCTGCTTCCGCAGTGAAGCGGGCTCCTCCGGTCGTGACACTCGTGGCCTGATCCGCCAGCACCAGTTCGACAAGGTTGAGCTGGTTCAACTGGTTAAACCGGAAGACTCCATGGCGGCTCTGGAAGAGCTGACCGGCCACGCAGAGAAGGTTCTGCAACTGCTGGGCCTGCCTTACCGCAGAGTGGTGCTGTGCACCGGTGATATGGGCTTTGGTGCCACCAAAACCTACGATCTGGAAGTCTGGGTACCGAGCCAGAACAAGTACCGTGAGATCTCCTCCTGCTCCAACGTGGGGGATTTCCAGGCCCGCCGCATGATGGCCCGTTTCCGCCGCACCGGTGAGAAGAAGCCTGAACTGTTGCACACCCTGAACGGTTCCGGCCTGGCTGTAGGTCGTACCCTGGTGGCCATTCTGGAAAACTACCAGCAAGCTGACGGCCGCATTGAGATCCCGGAAGCGCTGCGCCCCTACATGGGTGGCCTGACCCACATCGGTTAA
- the zwf gene encoding glucose-6-phosphate dehydrogenase, which produces MASDSAMKPCDFVLFGTRGDLARRKLLPSLYQLDKAGLLHSQTRIVGVARQPLSQEEYLSVVSEALNTFVKETLCDETLVRFMARLVYVGLDFTDSEGYQALRDVVQEDHVMVNYFATPPAIYGTICGCLQANNLIQPDTRVVLEKPIGHDLASSMVINDQVAAYFEESQIYRIDHYLGKETVQNLVALRFANSLFASKWDNRTIDHVQITVAEEVGIEGRWDYFDKAGQMRDMIQNHLLQVLALVAMDPPVNLNADSIRDEKVKVIKSLRPINQENIYENTVRGQYTAGFLKGQPVPGYLEEEGANLDSNTETFAALRVDIDNWRWAGVPFYLRTGKRMPFKHSEIVVHFKNPPHNLYRDSYRQLPPNKLTIRLQPHEGVEIQMMNKVPGLDQTQRLQTTKLDLSFSDTFKNERIADAYERLLLECMLGNQALFVRRDEVEQAWKWCDSILDAWARSNEPPKSYPAGTWGPVASVALITRDGRSWEE; this is translated from the coding sequence ATGGCAAGTGACTCGGCGATGAAGCCATGTGATTTTGTCCTGTTTGGCACTCGGGGGGATCTGGCCCGCCGTAAGTTGCTCCCCTCTTTATATCAGTTGGACAAAGCGGGGCTGTTGCATTCGCAAACCCGCATCGTGGGTGTTGCCCGGCAACCTCTGTCGCAGGAGGAGTACCTGTCCGTGGTCTCCGAAGCGCTCAACACCTTCGTAAAAGAAACCCTCTGTGATGAAACCTTAGTGCGCTTTATGGCGCGCTTGGTGTATGTAGGGCTCGATTTTACCGACAGCGAAGGCTATCAGGCACTGCGTGATGTGGTGCAGGAAGACCATGTGATGGTCAATTACTTCGCCACCCCGCCGGCCATCTACGGCACCATCTGTGGCTGCCTGCAGGCCAATAACCTGATCCAGCCCGATACCCGCGTGGTACTGGAGAAGCCAATCGGCCATGACCTGGCCAGCAGCATGGTGATCAACGATCAGGTCGCAGCCTACTTCGAAGAGAGCCAGATCTACCGTATCGACCACTACCTGGGTAAAGAGACGGTACAGAACCTGGTGGCGCTGCGCTTTGCCAACTCCCTGTTCGCGTCCAAATGGGATAACCGTACGATTGATCATGTTCAGATCACCGTTGCGGAAGAGGTGGGTATCGAAGGCCGTTGGGACTACTTCGATAAAGCCGGCCAGATGCGCGATATGATCCAGAACCACCTGCTGCAGGTGCTGGCGCTGGTCGCGATGGACCCGCCGGTCAATCTGAATGCCGACTCCATCCGGGATGAGAAGGTGAAGGTGATCAAATCCCTGCGCCCGATTAACCAGGAAAACATCTACGAAAATACCGTGCGGGGCCAGTACACCGCAGGCTTCCTGAAGGGGCAGCCGGTTCCCGGTTACCTGGAGGAGGAGGGCGCCAACCTCGACAGTAACACCGAGACCTTTGCCGCCCTTCGCGTCGACATCGACAACTGGCGTTGGGCCGGCGTGCCGTTCTACCTGCGTACCGGCAAGCGGATGCCGTTCAAGCACTCCGAAATCGTGGTGCACTTTAAGAACCCGCCGCACAACCTGTACCGCGATAGCTACCGCCAACTGCCGCCCAACAAGCTGACCATCCGTCTGCAGCCCCATGAAGGGGTTGAGATTCAGATGATGAACAAGGTGCCGGGGCTGGACCAAACCCAGCGCCTGCAGACCACCAAACTTGACCTGTCATTCTCCGATACCTTCAAGAACGAACGCATCGCGGATGCTTATGAGCGTCTGTTGCTGGAGTGCATGCTGGGTAATCAGGCGCTGTTCGTCCGTCGTGATGAGGTGGAGCAGGCGTGGAAGTGGTGTGACTCCATCCTGGATGCCTGGGCTCGCTCCAATGAGCCGCCGAAGAGCTATCCTGCCGGGACCTGGGGGCCGGTCGCGTCTGTGGCGCTGATCACCCGCGATGGTCGTTCCTGGGAGGAGTAA
- the pyk gene encoding pyruvate kinase → MFRRTKIVTTLGPATDRDDNLEKIILAGANVVRMNFSHGSAEDHIARAEKVRALAAKHRRHVAILGDLQGPKIRVSTFKDGKVQLAQGAPFVLDSAMAKGEGDEHAVGLDYKALPDDVVPGDILLLDDGRVQLRVERVDGTKVHTTVTVAGPLSNNKGINKLGGGLSAAALTDKDKEDIKTAAKIDVDYLAVSFPRSGDDLNYARQLAREAGCRGLIVAKVERAEAVVDDAAMDDVILASDVVMVARGDLGVEIGDPELVGVQKKLIARSRQLNRVVITATQMMESMITNPMPTRAEVMDVANAVLDGTDAVMLSAETAAGSYPEETVQAMARVCIGAEKHPRVVVSKHRLEEKFKTVEETIALATMYAANHLDGVKAIVALTESGNTPLIMSRITSPLPIIALSRHASCLNRLALYRGVHPIQFDSTEHTENTIVKAAIECIVAEGLLTAGDKVLMTKGDMMETVGGTNTCKIVTVE, encoded by the coding sequence ATGTTCCGAAGAACCAAGATTGTAACCACCCTAGGCCCGGCCACTGATCGCGATGACAACCTCGAAAAGATCATCCTAGCCGGTGCCAACGTGGTGCGGATGAACTTCTCGCACGGCAGCGCTGAAGACCACATCGCCCGGGCCGAAAAGGTTCGCGCACTGGCCGCCAAGCACCGCCGCCACGTCGCCATCCTCGGCGACCTGCAAGGCCCCAAGATCCGAGTATCCACCTTTAAAGACGGCAAAGTGCAGCTGGCCCAGGGCGCGCCCTTTGTGCTGGACAGCGCAATGGCCAAAGGTGAAGGCGACGAGCACGCCGTTGGCCTCGACTACAAAGCCCTCCCCGATGACGTCGTACCCGGCGACATCCTGCTGCTGGACGATGGCCGGGTACAGCTGCGCGTAGAGCGCGTCGATGGCACCAAGGTGCACACCACCGTGACCGTAGCCGGCCCCCTCTCCAACAATAAAGGGATCAACAAACTTGGCGGTGGCCTCTCTGCTGCGGCGTTGACCGACAAGGACAAAGAGGACATCAAAACCGCCGCGAAGATCGACGTCGACTACCTCGCCGTTTCCTTCCCCCGCAGCGGTGACGACCTGAACTATGCCCGCCAACTGGCCCGTGAAGCCGGCTGCCGTGGCCTGATTGTGGCCAAGGTCGAGCGCGCTGAAGCGGTGGTGGACGATGCCGCCATGGACGACGTGATCCTCGCCTCCGATGTGGTGATGGTGGCTCGTGGTGACCTGGGCGTTGAGATTGGCGACCCGGAACTGGTTGGCGTGCAGAAGAAGCTGATTGCCCGCTCCCGCCAGTTGAACCGCGTCGTGATCACCGCCACCCAGATGATGGAGTCGATGATCACCAACCCGATGCCGACCCGCGCCGAGGTGATGGACGTGGCCAACGCGGTACTGGACGGCACCGATGCCGTGATGTTGTCGGCCGAAACCGCAGCGGGCAGCTATCCGGAAGAGACCGTTCAGGCCATGGCACGGGTTTGTATTGGCGCCGAAAAACACCCTCGCGTGGTGGTGTCCAAGCATCGTCTTGAAGAGAAGTTCAAGACCGTTGAGGAGACCATCGCCCTGGCAACCATGTACGCCGCCAACCACCTCGATGGCGTCAAGGCCATCGTGGCGCTGACCGAGTCCGGCAACACGCCCCTGATCATGAGTCGCATCACTTCGCCGCTGCCGATCATTGCGCTGTCGCGTCACGCGTCCTGCCTGAACCGCCTGGCGCTGTACCGCGGTGTACACCCGATTCAGTTCGACTCCACCGAGCACACCGAAAACACCATCGTGAAAGCCGCGATTGAGTGCATTGTGGCCGAGGGCCTGCTCACTGCCGGTGACAAAGTACTGATGACCAAAGGCGACATGATGGAAACCGTCGGCGGCACCAACACCTGTAAGATCGTGACCGTTGAGTGA
- a CDS encoding MurR/RpiR family transcriptional regulator, translating to MNTLEKIQKSLPNFSKSERKVAEVILANPQTAIQSSIATLAKMADVSEPTVNRFCRRLDTKGFPDFKLHLAQSLANGTPYVSRHVEVNDSAEAYSNKIFESSMAALDSARQSINPDQINRAVDMLTQADQISFFGLGASSAVAHDALNKFFRFNVPVVSFDDVLMMRMSCINAREGAVLVLFSHTGRTKTLVEIARLAKENHAQVIAVTSKDSPLAKEATLAVTMDVPEDTDLYMPMASRLAQMVAVDVLATGFTLRRGPRFRENLKRVKEALKESRFEKNPPL from the coding sequence ATGAATACGCTCGAAAAGATCCAAAAAAGCCTGCCTAACTTCAGTAAGTCTGAGCGCAAAGTGGCCGAAGTGATCCTGGCTAACCCACAGACCGCCATTCAGTCCAGTATCGCGACTCTGGCCAAGATGGCCGACGTCAGTGAACCGACCGTCAACCGCTTCTGCCGCAGGCTTGATACCAAGGGCTTCCCCGACTTCAAACTGCACCTCGCGCAAAGCCTGGCCAATGGCACTCCCTATGTTTCCCGCCATGTCGAAGTGAACGACTCCGCCGAGGCATACAGCAACAAGATTTTTGAATCCTCGATGGCCGCACTGGACTCCGCCCGCCAGTCGATCAACCCCGACCAGATCAACCGCGCCGTGGACATGCTGACACAGGCGGACCAGATCTCCTTCTTCGGTTTGGGTGCCTCCTCCGCCGTTGCCCACGACGCCCTCAACAAATTCTTCCGCTTCAACGTGCCGGTGGTGTCTTTCGATGACGTACTGATGATGCGCATGAGCTGCATCAACGCCCGTGAAGGCGCAGTACTGGTGCTGTTCAGCCACACCGGACGAACCAAGACGCTGGTGGAGATTGCCCGTCTGGCCAAAGAGAACCATGCCCAGGTGATTGCGGTCACCAGCAAGGATTCCCCCCTGGCTAAAGAAGCCACACTGGCGGTCACCATGGATGTGCCGGAAGACACCGATCTCTATATGCCGATGGCCTCCCGCCTGGCCCAGATGGTGGCCGTGGATGTATTGGCTACCGGCTTCACCCTGCGCCGCGGCCCGCGTTTCCGTGAGAACCTCAAACGGGTCAAAGAAGCACTGAAAGAGTCGCGCTTCGAAAAGAACCCACCGCTGTAA